A portion of the Actinomycetota bacterium genome contains these proteins:
- the atpD gene encoding F0F1 ATP synthase subunit beta, translated as MAEHDGNGHRGKGQGTTTGRVVRVIGPVVDVEFPPDDLPEIDTALQIERTLDDETTTITCEVAQQIGDFTVRAIAMKPTDGLVRGAPVHNTGQPITVPVGTKVLGHVFNVLGEPLDTDHVDADDHWPIHRDPPRFEDLEARTEMFETGIKVIDLLEPYVQGGKIGMFGGAGVGKTVIIQEMIYRVAEQHGGVSVFAGVGERTREGNDLFLEMKESGVINKTALVFGQMDEPPGVRLRVGLAALTMAEYFRDEQHQDVLLFVDNIFRFVQAGSEVSTLLGRMPSAVGYQPTLADEMGELQERITSTKGRSITSLQAIYVPADDITDPAPHTTFAHLDATTVLSRAISELGIYPAVDPLDSTSRILDPRYVGEDHYQVAQRVKEILQRYRDLQDIIAILGIDELSEEDKVIVQRARKIQRFLSQPFFVAEQFTGITGKYVKVEDTIASFKALAEGEYDHLPEQAFYMVGGIEEAEEQGAKLAKAGESS; from the coding sequence ATGGCTGAGCACGACGGAAACGGGCACCGGGGCAAGGGGCAGGGGACGACGACGGGCCGGGTGGTCCGGGTGATCGGGCCGGTGGTGGACGTGGAGTTCCCGCCGGACGACCTTCCGGAGATCGACACGGCGCTCCAGATCGAACGGACCCTCGACGACGAGACCACCACGATCACGTGCGAGGTGGCCCAGCAGATCGGCGACTTCACCGTCCGGGCCATCGCCATGAAGCCCACCGACGGCCTGGTCCGGGGCGCCCCGGTGCACAACACGGGGCAGCCCATCACGGTCCCCGTCGGCACGAAGGTGCTCGGGCACGTGTTCAACGTGCTGGGCGAGCCGCTCGACACCGACCACGTCGACGCCGACGACCACTGGCCCATCCACCGGGACCCGCCGAGGTTCGAGGACCTCGAGGCCCGCACCGAGATGTTCGAGACCGGCATCAAGGTCATCGACCTCCTGGAGCCCTACGTGCAGGGCGGCAAGATCGGGATGTTCGGCGGCGCCGGCGTGGGCAAGACCGTGATCATCCAGGAGATGATCTACCGGGTCGCCGAGCAGCACGGCGGCGTCTCGGTGTTCGCCGGTGTGGGGGAGCGGACCCGCGAGGGCAACGACCTGTTCCTGGAGATGAAGGAGTCCGGCGTCATCAACAAGACGGCGCTGGTGTTCGGGCAGATGGACGAGCCGCCGGGGGTGCGGCTGCGTGTGGGGCTGGCCGCGCTGACCATGGCGGAGTACTTCCGCGACGAGCAGCACCAGGACGTGCTGCTGTTCGTGGACAACATCTTCCGGTTCGTCCAGGCCGGCTCGGAGGTGTCCACGCTGCTCGGCCGGATGCCGTCCGCGGTGGGATACCAGCCCACGCTGGCCGACGAGATGGGCGAGCTCCAGGAACGCATCACGTCGACGAAGGGCCGGTCCATCACGTCGCTCCAGGCCATCTACGTGCCGGCCGACGACATCACCGACCCGGCTCCCCACACGACGTTCGCGCACCTGGACGCCACCACCGTGCTCAGCCGGGCCATCTCGGAGCTCGGGATCTACCCGGCCGTGGACCCGCTGGACTCCACCTCCCGGATCCTCGACCCCCGGTACGTGGGCGAGGACCACTACCAGGTGGCCCAGCGGGTCAAGGAGATCCTCCAGCGGTACCGGGACCTCCAGGACATCATCGCCATCCTCGGGATCGACGAGCTGTCCGAGGAGGACAAGGTCATCGTGCAGCGGGCCCGGAAGATCCAGCGCTTCCTGTCGCAGCCGTTCTTCGTGGCGGAGCAGTTCACCGGGATCACGGGCAAGTACGTGAAGGTGGAGGACACCATCGCGTCGTTCAAGGCCCTGGCGGAGGGCGAGTACGACCACCTGCCGGAGCAGGCCTTCTACATGGTCGGAGGGATCGAGGAGGCCGAGGAGCAGGGCGCCAAGCTGGCCAAGGCGGGCGAGTCGTCGTGA